The DNA segment GTAGCTTTTATCGGTAGCCATAAACTTTATTTTTTGGCCTTTCTTTATTTCACCGTTTAATACTCTAAAATAGGTTTCCACCCCACGAAACGGATTGTAAACTGAATCGAAAATCAAGGCTTGCAACGACTCGTCTGGATTTCCTTTAGGTGCAGGAACACGCTTAATAATAGCTTCTAAAATCTCGTCGATTCCCAAGCCTGTTTTCGCACTAGCAGGAATTATTTCCTCACGATCACAACCTAAAAGATCAACAATATCGTCTGTAACCTCTTCAGGGTTTGCTGAAGGAAGATCTATCTTGTTTAACACAGGAATGATTTCCAAATCATTTTCCAACGCTAAATATAAGTTTGAAATGGTTTGCGCTTGAATACTTTGAGCGGCATCAACTACCAATAAGGCTCCTTCACATGCTGCGATGCTACGGGAAACCTCGTACGAGAAATCCACGTGACCAGGAGTGTCTATTAAATTTAAGGTATATTTTTCCCCTTCAAATTCATAATCCATTTGTATAGCGTGGCTTTTAATGGTAATGCCGCGCTCACGCTCTAAATCCATACTGTCTAGCAACTGTTCTTGCTTTTCACGCGATGTTACCGTTGCGGTTGAGTCCAATAATCTGTCAGCCAAGGTGCTCTTACCGTGGTCAATATGGGCGATTATACAAAAATTGCGAATGTTCTTCATAGTGTTCTTCTTCCGTAGCAAATGTTAACTGCAAATATAGTTTAAATTGAAACGAAAGAAAGGATTTGTTCTCTTTCATCGAAAAAATTACTCACTCTTTGGGAGTTTAAGATAATATTAACATATTTGTAAAAGCTGTGTATTTAATTGAAGCCTGCTTCATCTCCCCTTAAATCGCATTAAAAAAAAAGAATAACAAACCAAATCTTAATCATGGAAAGACTGTGTTTTCTGGTCTTGCTATTTTGTACTACCTCACTTTTTGCACAAGAATTTTCAATTTCTGGGAAGATTATTAATGCTAAAAGCAACCCACTTTCATTTGTAAATGTGCTTGTTTTTGAAGGTGAAGCTATAGAACCTCTCAAAGGAACAACTACAAATAAAGACGGAAGTTTTTTACTGAACGGCCTTGAAGCTAAAAAATATAAACTTACTTTTAGTTTTGTAGGGTTTAAGACAATCGAAAAAGTAATTTCTGTCTCTTCCGAAGAAAATATAGGCACAATAACCTTACAAGAAACTACTGAAACCCTAGACGAAACTATAATTACTGCAAAAAAACCAACGATCGAAAAAACAGTTGGAAAACTGGTTTTTAATGTTGAAAACACCTCACTTTCTATAGGAAGCACCTTTGATCTATTGAAAAAAACACCAGGTGTAGTGGTAATAGGCGAGTCTATTCAGGTTAAATTTCAAAGTCCCGAAATATATATTAATGAAAAGCGGGTGCACCTAAGCTCATCTGAGGTTGTTTCTCTGCTTGAAAATACCGATGCTTCAAACATTAAATCGGTTGAGGTGATTACAATCCCTTCGACCAAGTATGATGGTGCTACGGGAACAGTATTAAATATTAATACTTCAAAAGCGATCTCCATAGGCTATAAAGGTTCGTTTAATGGATCTTACAAACAAGGAACGTATCCAAAATATCAATTGGGTACCTCACATTTTTATAAAAATGATTGGCTTAATTTTTACGGAAGCTATGGTTTTAATACTCGAAAAGACCTTAAGGAAGATGAAAATTTCACTCGGTTTTTTAACCCTGATGGCAGTACCAATTCTATTTGGAATACCGATTTTAAAAAAATTACACGTACCAATGCCCACCAAGGAAATTTGATTGCGGATTTTACCCTTGATGAAAAACAGACTATAAGCTTAGCGACCACGCTTTCCATAAATCCGAACGAAACGTTTGACAACAATGGCTTTGCAGTTATACGAAATGCCCAACGAGTAATCGATAGTACGTTTACTACACTGAGCGACCTAGGATCAAATACGCACACATTATCCATTACAGGTGATTATAGGGTTTTGTTGAATCCAGAAAATTCCAATATAACGGTTTCAGCTAATTATACAGACTATAATAACGAACGGTTACAAGATGTGGCTACCACATACAATGATCCCGCAGGCAGTTTATTGCGCCAAAATAGTTTTTCAACCAATGCTGACCAAGGCACGAATATTTTTACCGGACAAGCAGATTTAACCCATTCCTTTTGGAAAGGAACTTTGGAAGCCGGTGTAAAATACAGTAACATAGACAGTAACAGCAAACTTGATTTTTTTGATACCGATATGGGCGGTATGCAGTTCAATCCATCTTTTTCAGATGATTTCAATTATCGTGAAAAAGTATATGCCGAATACATAAACTTCGAGCAAATATTTGGCGATTTTAGTCTTGTTGCAGGGCTACGGGGCGAATATACCGATGTGGAAGGCCGTTCAAGAACGTTAGGCGAAACGAATACAGACGATTATTTTAAGTTGTTTCCTAGAGTTTCGGGACAGTACAGTTTTAATGAAAAGCACAGTGCTGGTTTTGCATACACCAAAAGTATTTCACGGCCTAACTATCAAAATTTAAATCCCTTCCGCTATTTTATAAACGAGAATAATTTCAATGAAGGAAACCCGCGCTTGGTGCCTGGAATTTCAGATAAAATTGCACTGAATTATTCGTTTAACAATGTGTGGAATTTTGAGGCGTATTATGAAACGATAGACAATTCATTGAGCGCTTTGACTTTTCAAGACAATGAAAACAGAACACTACGTAACAGTGAAGCAAACCTGTTACGCGATTTTCAATATAGTTTCGACATACAATATACCCCAAGAAATTTACCAAATTGGCTCTATTTTTACGTGATAACTTCTACGTATTATTTGGAAAACAAATTTTTGGCAGTAGAAAGTGTCCCGAGAACTTATAAAAACCATACGGCTGGATTCTATGGTTATGTATATTCTAATTTTACGTTGACTAAAGACAGGTCTTGGACGGCAGACCTATCATCACAATATTTGTCTAACTTTATTCAAGGTTCCACATCTTTTAAAAACGGCTACTTTTTAAATATTTCGTTCCGAAAGTCTTTTTGGAACAATCAAGCCAGTATTACGGCAGGGATTGACGATATTTTTAACACAGCAACTAATTATCGGCAAGTTTCCCAATATTATAATCAAGATAATTATTTTTCCGCTCAAGTGGAAAGCAGAGTGTTTACAGTAGGTTTTAAATATAACTTTGGCAATGCTCGTTTGCGCGATAATAATCGATCTACTACAACTGATGAGAAAAACCGTATCAATTAACAGAAAATAGACTTCTTTAGTCCATAATTGTTTCCTAGCGTATTTTCCGTAATTTTGCAGACATAAATCATTAAAAAACTTCCGCTAAATAGTATTTGTTAATACTGAGCGGAGCCGAAGTATGGCAAAAATTGGAAACATAGATGTAGGCGATTTTCCGCTGTTGCTCGCACCCATGGAAGACGTGAGTGATCCCCCTTTTCGTGCGCTTTGCAAAGAGCAAGGGGCCGATGTGGTGTATACGGAGTTTATTTCTTCGGAAGGATTAATTCGTGACGCTGCCAAAAGCACAATGAAACTTGACATTTACGAAAAAGAACGTCCTGTGGGTATTCAGATTTTTGGTGCGAACCTCGATTCTATGCTAAAAAGCGTGGAAATAGTGGAAGCTAGCGGTCCGGATATTATTGATATTAACTTTGGTTGTCCGGTTAAAAAGGTGGTGAGCAAAGGCGCTGGAGCCGGTATTTTAAAGGATATTGATTTAATGGTTTCGTTAACCGAAGCCATGGTAAAACACACCAAGTTGCCTGTTACTGTAAAAACGCGCTTAGGGTGGGACGAAAACACCATTATGATTAAAGAGGTGGCCGAACGCCTGCAAGATGTAGGTTGCCAAGCTATTTCCATTCATGGTCGCACTCGTGCACAAATGTATAAAGGCAGTGCTGATTGGGCTCCTATTGCCGAAGTTAAAAACAATCCTCGCATGCACATTCCTGTTTTTGGAAACGGCGATGTAGATACACCAGAAAGAGCAATGGAAATGCGTGATAAGTATGGACTTGATGGTGCCATGATTGGCCGAGCGAGTATTGGGTATCCTTGGTTTTTTAAAGAAGTAAAACACTACTTTAAAACCGGAAAACACGCATTACCCCCAACGATGGAAGAACGTGTGGAAGCTGCTCGCCGCCACCTACAAATGGCAATCGACTGGAAAGGTGAAAAATTAGGTGTTTTTGAAACACGTCGGCATTATACTAATTATTTTAAAGGTATTCCAGACTTTAAACCGTACCGAATGAAAATGGTAACAAGCGATGACAGCGTCGATGTTTTTGCTGCCTTCGATGAGGTGTTACAAAAATTTGGTGATCACCAATTTGTTTAAGTAAGCAGTTTTTTCCGAACTCGACTCGATGCAATCTTTGAAGCAATCAGTCCTAAAATGGTAATCGTTACAAATACGACTACCACATTTATAATCTTAAATTTTACAGGATATGGCAGTGTTTGGGTAATGTTCACAAACCCGAACTGTAGCTGTGCCCAAACCAATAACATTCCTAAGCCAATGCCCAGCAAACCGCCAAATGTGGTCATGAGCGTGCCTTGAAGGAAGAAAATTTTCCGTATGTCTTTCAGGGTAGCACCCATATTATAGAGGGTTTTAATGTCCTTTCGTTTATCAAGGATCATCATGATAATAGATCCAACTACATTAAAAAGAGCGATAATTAGCACCAAAGTAAAAATGAGGTATACGGCAATGTTTTCAGTATTCAACATTTTATACAACGCGTCATTTTGCTGAATGCGGTTTTTAATAAGTACTTCTTCTGAAAAGATAGGTTTAATTTTTTGACGTATTTCAGCTTCTGAAACACCCGGCTTTAATTTCAACTCAATAGACGAAACGGTAGTGCTGTCCAGTTTCAGTAAACTACGGGCAAAATTGATGTCACTGAATACATATTTGCTGTTCAATTCTTCATTTACATCATAAATACCTGAAACTACGGCATTCCTTTTAGTGAACGCGTTGGCAACATCGGTGGCTAAAATTTGACCAGTTCCGGGGCGCGGCACGTAAATATCCAATAAATCGGTGTAATCGTTTACTCCCACGGAAAGTTTATGGGCAATATTAAAGCCAATGACCACTTCTTGCTGACCGGGCGTAAACCAATTACTTAAAAACAAAATGCTATCGGTAGGATTTACTGCATTGTAATTTTCATCCACGCCTTTTATGTAGGCAATATGGTTTCGGCCTTTATATTGAAGGAACACGCGTTCCTCTATTACTTTTGAATAGCTTTCAATGCCTGTAATGTTTTTTAGTTTTTCTTCGGAAGCTTCAGAAAAATTGATTGTTTTTCCGCTCTCAGGAAATATTTTTAAATCGCTATCAAAAACGTTTGTAAACTGAAGACTAAAGTCTTTTAAGCCAGAAAAACCGGAGAGAACAATAAACAAAGACATAGCCCCCACAATAACACCTAAAGCTGCAATTCCTGTAATGATATTAATAGCGTTGTTGCTACTTTTTGAAAATAAATACCGCTTGGCGATGTAGAGCGGAAATTTCAATGTTATGATTTTTTTCTTTTAGGGAGTAAATCCGGATTTTCGATTGGGTTTTCCTTGTCTTTTACCGCTTTTTCTATGTTTTGAATATACTCCATAGAATCGTCATTGTAAAAAGAAAGATCGGGCATTTTGCGTAGCTGATGCTTGGTAAGCTGTGCTATCTGGTGTTTTATTTTTGGGGTAAGTTGTTTAAGTTCCTTTATAAGAGCTTCTGCTTTATCGGAAGGAAAAACACTCACATACACCTTCGCAATGGAAAGATCTACTGTTACCGAAACTTTTGAAACGGTTAAAATCGTGCTTAACTGCCCCGATTCGCGAAGCAATTCTTGTAAAACTTTAGCAAGGTCGTTTTGTAACACCCCTGCAATTTTTTTCTGTCTGTTACTTTCTGTTGTACTCATACTGCAAAAGTAGGACAATTAATACTAACAACCATGTATTTAATTGAAACAAGACCAAAGGGAAACAAGAGGCTGGATAACTTATACTATATAAATTCTTTGAAAATGATTGCAGATACAACTGTAAAGATTTTGTAATTTTGAAATAGATAACAAGTTATACAAATGAAAAAAATAGAACATATAGGCATTGCTGTTAAGGATATAAGCGAAGCAAATAAGATTTACAAAAGTTTGCTGGGATATGAACATTACAAAACAGAAAATGTGGAGCGGGAAGGTGTAACGACTTCTTTTTTTAGATGTGGTGAAAGTAAGATTGAACTTCTAGAAGCGACAAATCCAGATAGTCCTATTGCAAAATTCATTAAAAAAAAGGGAGAGGGAATCCATCACATTGCTTTTTCCGTAAGTAATATTAAGAAAGAAATAGAACGCCTAAAACAAGAAGGCTTTACTGTAATTAATGAAGAACCCAAAAAAGGTGCTGATAATAAATTAGTGGTTTTTTTACACCCAAAATCAACCAATGGCGTGTTAATTGAACTTTGTCAAGAAATAGAATAAAAGACAAAAAGTGTAATTATTGTAAAAAAATGTTTGCATTAACTGTAAAGTGTTTTACATTTGCAGCCATTCTGGTCCCATAGCTCAGCTGGTTAGAGCACCTGACTCATAATCAGGGGGTCCATGGTTCGAGCCCATGTGGGACCACTTTTATTTGGTTTAAAGAGTTTAGTTCTTTTTTTTAATTATAAAAGTTTTCAATTTCGTATTACTTTTTTATATTGATGATTTTATTTAAAAACAGCTTTAATTTACTTTTTCATAGAATTATAAATTATAATTTTTTATTTGAAACAGTAATATAAAGCAGCAAAATGAGTTAATAATTATTGGATAACTTTAATTTTACTTTGAAATTAATAAAAAAATAGTACTTTAGACCCCAACTATGCGATCCCGAATCATTTTCATATTAACCATTGCACTAAGTTTTTACAATAGTGCGCTAAGCCTTGGGCAATCTCTTGCAGAGACATCCTCTGGACCACCACCACCTAATGAAGGTGGGGGTACTATGAATGGCCCAGAATTTCCTATTGATGATAATATTTTTATCCTTGTAGGGTTAGGATTGGCTTTAGGCATCTACTTTTTTATAAAAAAATACCGCTCTAACGATATCCCTGCGTAATACGTCTTACGTATTTTCCCAC comes from the Marixanthomonas ophiurae genome and includes:
- a CDS encoding TonB-dependent receptor domain-containing protein translates to MERLCFLVLLFCTTSLFAQEFSISGKIINAKSNPLSFVNVLVFEGEAIEPLKGTTTNKDGSFLLNGLEAKKYKLTFSFVGFKTIEKVISVSSEENIGTITLQETTETLDETIITAKKPTIEKTVGKLVFNVENTSLSIGSTFDLLKKTPGVVVIGESIQVKFQSPEIYINEKRVHLSSSEVVSLLENTDASNIKSVEVITIPSTKYDGATGTVLNINTSKAISIGYKGSFNGSYKQGTYPKYQLGTSHFYKNDWLNFYGSYGFNTRKDLKEDENFTRFFNPDGSTNSIWNTDFKKITRTNAHQGNLIADFTLDEKQTISLATTLSINPNETFDNNGFAVIRNAQRVIDSTFTTLSDLGSNTHTLSITGDYRVLLNPENSNITVSANYTDYNNERLQDVATTYNDPAGSLLRQNSFSTNADQGTNIFTGQADLTHSFWKGTLEAGVKYSNIDSNSKLDFFDTDMGGMQFNPSFSDDFNYREKVYAEYINFEQIFGDFSLVAGLRGEYTDVEGRSRTLGETNTDDYFKLFPRVSGQYSFNEKHSAGFAYTKSISRPNYQNLNPFRYFINENNFNEGNPRLVPGISDKIALNYSFNNVWNFEAYYETIDNSLSALTFQDNENRTLRNSEANLLRDFQYSFDIQYTPRNLPNWLYFYVITSTYYLENKFLAVESVPRTYKNHTAGFYGYVYSNFTLTKDRSWTADLSSQYLSNFIQGSTSFKNGYFLNISFRKSFWNNQASITAGIDDIFNTATNYRQVSQYYNQDNYFSAQVESRVFTVGFKYNFGNARLRDNNRSTTTDEKNRIN
- the dusB gene encoding tRNA dihydrouridine synthase DusB, giving the protein MAKIGNIDVGDFPLLLAPMEDVSDPPFRALCKEQGADVVYTEFISSEGLIRDAAKSTMKLDIYEKERPVGIQIFGANLDSMLKSVEIVEASGPDIIDINFGCPVKKVVSKGAGAGILKDIDLMVSLTEAMVKHTKLPVTVKTRLGWDENTIMIKEVAERLQDVGCQAISIHGRTRAQMYKGSADWAPIAEVKNNPRMHIPVFGNGDVDTPERAMEMRDKYGLDGAMIGRASIGYPWFFKEVKHYFKTGKHALPPTMEERVEAARRHLQMAIDWKGEKLGVFETRRHYTNYFKGIPDFKPYRMKMVTSDDSVDVFAAFDEVLQKFGDHQFV
- a CDS encoding ABC transporter permease; amino-acid sequence: MKFPLYIAKRYLFSKSSNNAINIITGIAALGVIVGAMSLFIVLSGFSGLKDFSLQFTNVFDSDLKIFPESGKTINFSEASEEKLKNITGIESYSKVIEERVFLQYKGRNHIAYIKGVDENYNAVNPTDSILFLSNWFTPGQQEVVIGFNIAHKLSVGVNDYTDLLDIYVPRPGTGQILATDVANAFTKRNAVVSGIYDVNEELNSKYVFSDINFARSLLKLDSTTVSSIELKLKPGVSEAEIRQKIKPIFSEEVLIKNRIQQNDALYKMLNTENIAVYLIFTLVLIIALFNVVGSIIMMILDKRKDIKTLYNMGATLKDIRKIFFLQGTLMTTFGGLLGIGLGMLLVWAQLQFGFVNITQTLPYPVKFKIINVVVVFVTITILGLIASKIASSRVRKKLLT
- the rbfA gene encoding 30S ribosome-binding factor RbfA, coding for MSTTESNRQKKIAGVLQNDLAKVLQELLRESGQLSTILTVSKVSVTVDLSIAKVYVSVFPSDKAEALIKELKQLTPKIKHQIAQLTKHQLRKMPDLSFYNDDSMEYIQNIEKAVKDKENPIENPDLLPKRKKS
- the mce gene encoding methylmalonyl-CoA epimerase, with product MKKIEHIGIAVKDISEANKIYKSLLGYEHYKTENVEREGVTTSFFRCGESKIELLEATNPDSPIAKFIKKKGEGIHHIAFSVSNIKKEIERLKQEGFTVINEEPKKGADNKLVVFLHPKSTNGVLIELCQEIE